In one Arachis duranensis cultivar V14167 chromosome 9, aradu.V14167.gnm2.J7QH, whole genome shotgun sequence genomic region, the following are encoded:
- the LOC107464220 gene encoding histone acetyltransferase HAC1 produces the protein MLGETSCPMKEDFIMADPQHACSNCSISMVSGNRWVCNQCENFQICDRCYEVELKREERERHPIDQRQSHTLYPIEINDVPVDTKDIDDILESEFFNTRTFHNPTAPAFVTTCNICDLDIETGQGWRCEVCPKYDVCKSCYQKDGGIDHPHKLTNHPSMADCDAENKESRQLRELKLRKMLDLLVHVPRCRSAHCQYPDCRKIKELFRHGMQCKTRAAGGCVRCRKMWYLLQLHAHACKESRCRVPRCRDLKEHSRGSQQQSDSRRRAAITGMMRQ, from the exons ATG CTTGGTGAGACCAGTTGCCCAATGAAGGAGGATTTTATCATGGCTGATCCTCAGCATGCATGCAGTAATTGTAGTATTTCAATGGTGTCTGGCAACCGTTGGGTTTGCAACCAGTGCGAGAATTTTCAGATCTGTGATAG GTGCTATGAAGTGGAATTAAAAcgtgaagagagagaaagacatCCTATTGATCAAAGGCAGAGTCATACCCTTTATCCA ATTGAAATCAATGATGTTCCAGTTGATACGAAGGACATAGATGATATTCTCGAGAGTGAATTCTTTAATACTAGAACATTTCATAATCCGACGGCTCCTGCATTTGTCACTACCTGTAATATATGCGATCTTGACATAGAAACTGGCCAAGGGTGGCGTTGTGAAGTTTGCCCCAAGTATGATGTATGTAAGTCTTGTTATCAAAAGGATGGAGGCATTGATCATCCCCATAAGTTGACAAATCATCCATCAATGGCAGATTGTGATGCTGAGAACAAAGAATCAAGGCAGCTTCGAGAATTGAAG CTAcggaaaatgcttgatctactTGTGCATGTACCCCGATGTCGTTCTGCACATTGCCAGTATCCAGATTGCCGCAAAATAAAGGAGCTTTTCCGCCATGGGATGCAATGCAAAACACGTGCAGCTGGAGGTTGTGTTCGTTGTAGGAAAATGTGGTATTTGCTTCAACTCCATGCTCATGCTTGCAAGGAATCGAGGTGCCGTGTGCCACGTTGCAG AGATTTGAAAGAGCATTCAAGGGGATCACAGCAACAGTCTGATTCACGGCGTAGGGCTGCTATAACGGGGATGATGAGGCAGTGA